One Cucumis sativus cultivar 9930 chromosome 1, Cucumber_9930_V3, whole genome shotgun sequence DNA segment encodes these proteins:
- the LOC116402916 gene encoding uncharacterized protein LOC116402916, protein MAKAGYDFTAHTEFKSLEIHDRPELSSTQKKLLREGHSIPVSRKGLGYKSPEPIRITKKGKEKVVDINHITIEEDDNTDVKEGDNQRISVFDRIRPSVARPVVFERLSMTEAERERLQSVPNLERHSVFRRLTTTPIKEESTCHALTTTRPSAFERLDTKKKEPMSRVKVWRRIKHTDVDNYRSKKFPCETKENGEIHSNVPSRMKRKTFVTLNTSQETGTHEEDAENAPQSLEDGGNLLDIFAWSYKEMPGLDPKVAVHHLAIKPGYRPIKQAQRRFRPELIPQIEVEVNKLIEAGFIREKKNGQLRVCVDFRDLNNACPKDDFPLPITEIMVDATTGHEALSFMDGSSGYNQIRMALSDEEMTAFRTPKGIYCYKVMPFGLKNAGATYQRAMQKVFDDMLHRYVECYVDDLVVKTKRRQDHLKDLKVVFDRLRKYQLRMNPLKCAFGVTSGKFLGFIVRHRGIEIDQSKIDAIQKMSRPKSLHDLRSLQGRWLTSEVLGAPVPDKPLILYIAAQERSLGALLAQEEVKGKERSLYYLSRTLIGAEVNYSPIEKMCLALFFAIDKLRHYMQAFTVHLVAKADPIKYVLSRPIIAGRLAKWAVLLQQYDIVYIPQKAIKGQALADFLADHPIPSDWKLCDDLPDDEVFFTEVMEPWTMYFDGAARRSGAGAGIVLISPEKHMLPYSFALSELCSNNVAEYQALIIGLQIALEIGVSFIEVYGDSKLIINQLSLQYDVKHEDLKPYFAYARQLMEKFDNVMPECQEVNMATSYLIDEEDWRQPIIEYLEHGKLPKDSRHKIEIRRRAAHFIYYKGTLYRRSLEGLFLRCLGKEDSVKALKEVHAGVCGAHQSGQSFNSS, encoded by the exons ATGGCGAAAGCAGGTTATGACTTCACAGCTCACACCGAGTTTAAAAGCTTGGAAATTCATGACCGACCTGAGCTCTCCTCAACTCAAAAGAAGCTTCTACGGGAAGGACATTCTATACCCGTGTCGAGAAAAGGACTCGGATACAAGTCGCCAGAACCGATCCGTATAACTAAAaaggggaaggaaaaagtggtTGACATCAATCATATAACTATAGAGGAGGATGACAATACTGACGTAAAAGAAGGTGATAATCAGAGAATCTCAGTATTTGATCGAATTAGACCATCTGTTGCACGTCCCGTAGTATTTGAAAGGCTAAGCATGACAGAGGCAGAAAGAGAAAGGCTCCAGTCAGTACCAAACCTTGAGAGACATTCGGTCTTTCGAAGGCTAACTACGACTCCcataaaggaagaaagcaCATGCCATGCCTTGACAACTACAAGACCATCAGCCTTTGAAAGGCTAG atacaaagaagaaggaaccaATGTCTCGTGTGAAAGTTTGGCGTCGAATTAAGCATACAGATGTCGATAATTATCGTAGTAAGAAGTTTCCTTGCGagacaaaggaaaatggagaaattcatAGCAACGTTCCTTCtcgcatgaaaagaaaaacttttgttactcTCAATACAAGTCAAG AGACTGGAACTCATGAAGAAGACGCAGAAAATGCCCCACAAAGTTTAGAGGATGGTGGCAATCTACT GGACATCTTTGCGTGGTCGTACAAGGAGATGCCAGGACTTGACCCAAAAGTAGCAGTCCATCATCTTGCAATTAAACCCGGATATCGACCGATTAAACAAGCACAACGACGTTTTCGACCGGAGCTTATCCCTCAAATCGAGGTGGAAGTCAACAAGTTGATCGAAGCAGGATTCATTCGCGAG aaaaaaaatggacaacttCGCGTTTGTGTAGACTTTCGCGATCTGAATAATGCATGCCCTAAAGATGATTTTCCCTTGCCCATCACCGAAATCATGGTTGATGCAACTACTGGACACGAGGCGTTGTCGTTTATGGATGGGTCGTCtggatataatcaaatacgGATGGCCCTCTcagatgaagaaatgacagCTTTCAGAACTCCAAAGGGAATATACTGTTACAAGGTGATGccctttggattgaaaaatgccGGCGCTACTTATCAACGTGCCATGCAGaaagtgtttgatgatatgttgcacaggtatgttgaatgttatgttgATGATCTTGTAGTCAAAACAAAGAGACGACAAGACCATTTGAAGGATCTAAAAGTCGTGTTTGATCGCTTGCGAAAATATCAGCTAAGGATGAACCCTCTCAAGTGTGCGTTTGGTGTAACTTCAGGAAAATTTCTTGGCTTCATTGTAAGGCATCGAGGGATCGAAATAGACCAGTCCAAGATTGATGCCATTCAGAAGATgtcaagacctaaaagtttgcATGACCTAAGAAGTCTCCAAGGACGATGGCTTACATCCGAAG TGCTGGGAGCTCCAGTACCTGACAAACCACTAATATTGTACATTGCTGCACAAGAAAGGTCCTTAGGAGCATTACTGGCACAAGAAGAGGTAAAGGGAAAGGAGCGTTCTCTCTACTATCTAAGCAGAACATTAATTGGGGCTGAAGTTAACTATTCTCCTATCGAAAAGATGTGTCTTGCACTTTTCTTTGCCATTGATAAGTTGAGGCATTATATGCAGGCCTTCACGGTTCATCTAGTGGCAAAAGCAGACCCTATAAAGTATGTTCTATCCAGGCCAATCATCGCTGGACGCTTAGCCAAATGGGCGGTTCTACTCCAACAATATGACATTGTCTATATTCCCCAAAAGGCGATAAAAGGACAAGCGCTAGCAGACTTTTTAGCAGACCACCCAATTCCTTCGGATTGGAAGTTATGTGATGACCTACCAGACGATGAGGTTTTCTTCACAGAAGTTATGGAACCTTGGACTATGTACTTCGATGGTGCAGCTCGAAGAAGTGGTGCGGGGGCAGGCATTGTCCTCATTTCTCCTGAGAAGCATATGTTGCCTTATAGCTTTGCACTTTCCGAATTGTGTTCAAACAATGTGGCTGAATATCAGGCTTTGATAATTGGCCTTCaaatagcattagaaatcGGAGTGTCATTCATAGAGGTCTATggtgattcaaaattgataatcaatcaACTCTCGCTTCAATATGACGTGAAACATGAAGACTTGAAGCCATATTTTGCTTATGCTCGACAATTGatggaaaagtttgataatgtgat GCCTGAATGTCAGGAAGTGAACATGGCAACAtcctatttgattgatgaagaagattggcgTCAACCCATCATAGAGTATCTTGAACATGGAAAGCTTCCAAAGGATTCTcgtcataaaattgagatacgaAGAAGGGCAGCacacttcatttattacaagGGAACTTTATATCGCCGTTCTCTTGAAGGGCTCTTCCTTCGATGTCTCGGAAAGGAAGATTCGGTAAAAGCTCTAAAGGAAGTACATGCAGGTGTTTGTGGAGCACATCAATCGGGACAAAGCTTCAATTCCAGCTAA
- the LOC116402704 gene encoding PLASMODESMATA CALLOSE-BINDING PROTEIN 5-like, with the protein MKKQMSSSTHLIILSLSFLLLFIITPTISGDVSFDEEWCIADEQVPDDELQRALDWACGKGGADCRNIQMKQPCFYPNTVRDHASYAFNSYYQKFKHKGATCYFNSAAMVTSLDPSHGSCKFEYVP; encoded by the exons ATGAAGAAACAAATGTCTTCCTCTACTCACCTcatcattctctctctctctttcctccTGCTTTTTATCATAACTCCAACCATATCAG GTGATGTATCGTTTGATGAGGAGTGGTGCATAGCTGATGAGCAAGTTCCAGATGACGAGTTGCAAAGAGCTCTTGATTGGGCTTGTGGAAAAGGAGGAGCTGATTGTAGAAATATTCAAATGAAGCAACCTTGTTTTTACCCAAACACTGTTAGAGATCATGCTTCCTATGCCTTCAACAGTTACTACCAAAAGTTTAAGCACAAGGGAGCCACTTGCTATTTCAATTCAGCTGCCATGGTCACTTCTCTTGATCCTA GTCATGGTTCATGCAAGTTTGAGTATGTTCCTTGA